From a single Elusimicrobiota bacterium genomic region:
- a CDS encoding GAF domain-containing protein codes for MPRTKPSSRSLSTLEELDLLHRITQIIGSTLDLRTILQEIITLVYGLTKADACFIYLHEPSQRSLVLSASKPPHPGEIDQLRLKMGEGLTGWVAEHKKPLAIPKKAHEDHRFKFFHTLPEDKFEAFLSVPILVKDGLVGVINVQHKKPYAYTDHALKLLTTIARQVGGAIENARLYEETRRKADAIQTLSAVSRTLTSDRYMEEILQLIVAMTATLLGSKICSVMLLDEESQQLRIVATQSLSDAYRNKPPVPVAQSLSGQAVLEKKPITVADVKKDKRFSFPDIAVSEKLVSLLSLPMMFKEKVLGVINTYTAQEYEFSKEDVSVMQSVANQCAAAIMQTRLLQEKLSAQEALETRKVVERAKGALMKKRGLSEPEAFREIQKQSMDRRKSMKDIAEAILLAEDLGQTR; via the coding sequence ATGCCCCGAACCAAACCATCTTCCCGTTCACTGTCCACGTTGGAAGAGTTGGATTTACTCCACCGAATCACCCAGATTATAGGTTCCACCCTGGACCTTCGAACGATTCTTCAGGAAATCATCACTTTGGTGTACGGCCTCACCAAGGCTGACGCGTGTTTCATTTACCTTCATGAACCTTCACAGAGGAGCCTGGTTCTCTCTGCCTCCAAGCCCCCCCACCCCGGAGAAATCGACCAGTTAAGATTGAAAATGGGGGAAGGGCTAACCGGCTGGGTGGCGGAACACAAGAAACCCCTGGCCATACCGAAGAAAGCCCACGAAGATCATCGGTTCAAGTTTTTTCATACTCTTCCCGAAGACAAGTTTGAGGCGTTCCTCTCCGTTCCTATTTTGGTGAAAGACGGGCTGGTGGGGGTGATCAACGTTCAACACAAAAAACCTTACGCCTACACGGACCACGCGCTGAAACTGCTTACGACCATCGCCCGTCAAGTGGGCGGTGCCATTGAAAACGCCCGCCTCTATGAAGAAACCCGTCGCAAAGCCGACGCCATCCAAACCCTCTCCGCTGTCAGCCGCACGCTCACTTCGGACCGTTACATGGAAGAAATTTTGCAGTTGATCGTGGCCATGACAGCCACACTCTTGGGATCAAAAATTTGTTCCGTGATGCTCTTAGACGAAGAATCCCAACAACTTCGCATCGTCGCCACCCAATCGCTTTCCGACGCCTACCGCAACAAGCCCCCCGTGCCTGTCGCCCAAAGTCTGTCCGGCCAGGCGGTTTTGGAGAAAAAACCCATCACGGTCGCTGATGTCAAAAAAGACAAGCGTTTTTCTTTTCCCGACATAGCCGTTTCTGAAAAATTGGTTTCGCTGTTGTCTTTGCCCATGATGTTCAAAGAGAAGGTTTTGGGCGTGATCAATACCTATACCGCCCAAGAATATGAATTCTCTAAGGAAGATGTTTCGGTCATGCAATCCGTGGCCAACCAGTGCGCGGCGGCCATCATGCAAACCCGCCTTCTCCAAGAAAAGCTGTCCGCCCAAGAGGCCCTGGAAACCCGAAAAGTGGTGGAACGGGCCAAAGGCGCCCTCATGAAAAAGCGCGGTCTCTCCGAACCCGAAGCTTTCCGGGAAATCCAAAAACAAAGTATGGATCGACGGAAATCCATGAAAGACATCGCTGAAGCTATTCTATTGGCCGAAGATTTAGGGCAAACGCGATGA
- a CDS encoding alpha-D-glucose phosphate-specific phosphoglucomutase, giving the protein MSKNPHAGKLADPNKLVNLPRLISAYYTETPDPTVPSQRVAFGTSGHRGSSFQNAFNEHHISAITQAICLYRKEKKIDGPLFLGIDTHALSVPAMATALEVLAANGVDVMIAAQDEYTPTPVISHAILTHNRGRENGFSDGILITPSHNPPQDGGFKYNPPNGGPADSAVTSWIEKQANAFLEKDLKGVIRIPYEKALRASTTHRHDYLHPYVEDLAQVIDMDVLRGSKIRLGVDPLGGAGVHFWQPIAERYKLNLSVLNETVDPTFRFMTLDWDGQIRMDPSSPFAMQSLIQLKDRFDVAFACDTDHDRHGIVTQSVGLMPPNHFLSVAIDYLFQHRPHWSPQAAVGKTLVSSQMIDRVAAHRSRRLYEVPVGFKWFVEGLLDGSLGFGGEESAGASFSRLDGTVWSTDKDGIIPALLAAEITARQDRDPGELYRNLTQQFGEPAYTRIDAPATLDQKKQLAKLSADQIKRTELAGEKIKSILTHAPGNGAALGGVKVSTENGWFAARPSGTENVYKIYAESFQGLDHLNRLLAEAQNIVDASLQLRG; this is encoded by the coding sequence ATGAGCAAAAACCCACACGCGGGGAAACTTGCGGACCCCAATAAATTGGTGAATCTCCCCCGATTGATTTCGGCCTATTACACGGAGACACCGGACCCCACGGTTCCCTCCCAACGCGTCGCGTTCGGCACGTCGGGGCACCGGGGATCCTCTTTTCAGAACGCGTTTAACGAACACCACATTTCAGCCATCACTCAGGCCATTTGCCTCTATCGCAAAGAGAAGAAAATCGATGGCCCTCTTTTTCTAGGAATCGATACCCACGCCCTATCTGTTCCAGCCATGGCCACCGCGCTTGAAGTTTTGGCCGCCAATGGCGTGGATGTGATGATCGCGGCACAAGACGAGTACACCCCCACCCCCGTGATCTCCCACGCGATCCTGACGCATAACCGGGGTCGGGAAAACGGATTTTCCGACGGAATCCTGATCACCCCTTCCCACAACCCGCCCCAGGACGGTGGATTTAAATACAATCCCCCCAACGGCGGACCGGCGGATTCCGCCGTGACCTCGTGGATCGAGAAACAGGCCAACGCCTTTCTGGAAAAGGATCTGAAAGGCGTGATCCGGATCCCCTACGAGAAAGCTCTTCGAGCCTCCACCACCCACCGGCACGACTATCTCCATCCCTACGTGGAAGATCTTGCCCAGGTGATCGACATGGACGTGTTACGGGGCTCCAAGATCCGCCTGGGGGTTGATCCGCTGGGTGGTGCCGGGGTCCACTTTTGGCAACCCATTGCCGAGCGATACAAACTCAATCTCAGCGTGCTCAATGAAACGGTGGACCCGACGTTCCGGTTCATGACGCTGGACTGGGACGGCCAAATCCGCATGGACCCTTCCTCCCCCTTCGCCATGCAAAGCTTAATTCAACTCAAAGATCGGTTCGATGTGGCGTTCGCTTGCGACACGGACCACGACCGACATGGAATCGTCACTCAAAGCGTGGGGTTAATGCCCCCCAACCATTTCCTGTCCGTGGCGATCGATTATCTCTTTCAGCATCGCCCCCACTGGAGCCCTCAAGCGGCAGTAGGGAAAACCCTGGTCAGCAGCCAAATGATTGACCGCGTGGCCGCCCATCGGAGCCGGCGGTTGTATGAGGTTCCCGTGGGCTTCAAATGGTTCGTGGAGGGCTTGTTGGATGGCTCCCTGGGGTTCGGAGGCGAAGAAAGCGCGGGCGCGTCCTTCTCCCGTTTGGACGGAACCGTCTGGTCCACAGACAAAGACGGGATCATCCCCGCTCTTCTGGCCGCGGAGATCACCGCTCGCCAGGACCGGGATCCGGGTGAACTCTACCGCAACCTCACACAACAATTCGGCGAACCAGCCTACACGCGCATTGATGCCCCCGCCACCCTGGACCAAAAGAAACAACTGGCCAAGCTGTCCGCCGACCAGATCAAGAGAACAGAACTCGCCGGTGAAAAAATTAAATCGATTTTGACCCACGCCCCAGGCAACGGCGCGGCCCTGGGAGGGGTCAAGGTCTCCACCGAAAACGGATGGTTCGCCGCGCGCCCGTCGGGGACCGAGAACGTCTACAAGATCTACGCGGAAAGTTTCCAAGGCCTGGATCACTTGAACCGATTGTTGGCAGAGGCTCAAAATATTGTCGACGCTTCCTTACAACTTAGGGGCTGA
- a CDS encoding putative addiction module antidote protein — MKRSISHHDFLLKTLRHPQEAAAYLDAVAEDGHLHEILKAIRNVVDAQGGLLKLGKKTGLSRTTLYKTLSEGGNPELATLEKILGVFKLRIGFARQKKAA, encoded by the coding sequence ATGAAACGGTCCATTTCTCACCATGACTTCTTGTTGAAAACGCTTCGACATCCCCAAGAAGCCGCGGCCTACCTGGACGCGGTGGCTGAAGACGGTCACTTGCACGAAATTTTAAAAGCCATTCGCAATGTCGTAGATGCCCAGGGTGGGTTGCTAAAACTTGGAAAAAAAACTGGCCTAAGCCGAACAACCCTCTATAAGACTCTTTCGGAGGGAGGAAACCCAGAGCTGGCCACCTTAGAGAAAATTCTTGGTGTGTTCAAGCTTCGCATCGGCTTCGCCCGACAAAAAAAAGCCGCCTAA
- a CDS encoding DUF1343 domain-containing protein, whose translation MKPRVLTGLDQFVRSSGRSWRNKRLGLIVHGASVTAELEPAATALERAGFQITTLFAPEHGIAADLQDQASVKRTRDPHTKRPVYSLYGSTLSPTLSMLKDLDGLLFDLQDIGVRYYTFIWTMALALRSCANARLPFIVLDRPNPLGGIHLEGNIPDPAFASFVGLHPLPVVHGMTVGELARYFNRTQGWKANVHVVPMSGWKRTMRFNETGLPWVLPSPNMPTLDTATVYAGMCLLEATNLSEGRGTTRPFELVGAPFLDGVLLAQHLTDQKLPGVKFRPISFRPTFNKWAGTLCGGVQLHVTDPSAFQSFYTGLVLLQTVHHLTPKFRWKGPPYEYETKKKPMDILCGTDKIRRTIDQGTSLSPLLRSWESQLKSFRQSLKHDLLYFPH comes from the coding sequence ATGAAACCTCGCGTATTGACAGGACTGGACCAATTCGTAAGATCCTCGGGACGGTCGTGGCGAAACAAACGCCTGGGCCTCATTGTCCATGGGGCCTCTGTCACGGCCGAACTGGAGCCCGCGGCCACAGCACTCGAACGGGCTGGGTTTCAAATCACAACCCTTTTCGCCCCGGAACACGGGATCGCGGCGGACCTTCAGGACCAGGCTTCCGTCAAAAGAACACGAGACCCCCACACGAAACGGCCTGTGTATAGCCTCTATGGGTCCACCCTGTCGCCCACCCTTTCCATGCTGAAGGACCTGGATGGACTCCTTTTTGATTTGCAAGATATCGGCGTACGCTACTACACGTTTATTTGGACCATGGCGTTGGCCCTCCGGTCCTGCGCGAACGCTCGTCTCCCTTTCATCGTCCTCGACCGCCCCAACCCACTGGGGGGAATCCACCTGGAAGGCAACATCCCCGACCCCGCCTTTGCTTCCTTTGTGGGCTTGCACCCCCTTCCGGTCGTTCACGGGATGACCGTGGGCGAACTGGCTCGATATTTCAATCGAACCCAGGGATGGAAAGCCAACGTGCATGTGGTTCCCATGTCCGGATGGAAACGAACCATGCGGTTCAACGAAACGGGGTTGCCTTGGGTTCTCCCTTCTCCCAACATGCCCACGTTGGACACCGCCACGGTCTACGCGGGGATGTGTCTTCTGGAAGCGACAAATTTGTCCGAGGGCCGTGGAACCACACGCCCTTTTGAACTGGTGGGAGCCCCCTTTCTGGATGGTGTTCTTTTGGCCCAACACCTGACGGACCAAAAACTCCCCGGAGTCAAATTCCGTCCGATCTCTTTCCGCCCCACATTCAACAAATGGGCCGGAACACTCTGCGGCGGGGTCCAACTGCACGTCACGGACCCTTCCGCCTTCCAATCTTTTTACACGGGTCTCGTCCTCCTTCAAACCGTCCACCACCTCACCCCGAAATTCCGATGGAAAGGCCCCCCCTACGAATACGAAACAAAAAAGAAACCCATGGACATCCTCTGCGGCACCGACAAGATAAGACGAACGATTGATCAGGGAACATCCTTATCCCCATTGTTAAGATCTTGGGAGTCCCAGCTAAAATCGTTCCGGCAATCCCTAAAACACGACTTGCTCTATTTTCCCCATTGA
- a CDS encoding RNA methyltransferase, whose protein sequence is MPPIGSRSHPAVSRFRETRDGRDDQAIFVEGRRLLEELLDSSVSPREAAVTPAAAKDPRNAPLVETLQSRGATVHIVTPFVMEFLSDLDCPPGLAVRADKPQPFDIKSLCALNPPSPLFVLLDALQSPANVGAILRSAEAAGVTAVGLLPNTADPLSPKALRASAGGAFRVPLFFLDSAQTLQSAFGDRLSFFAADAGGPRSYEGVDWSQPSVLLLGGEARGVAPLTLGSLSVEKVRIPMAGRVESLNVAVAAGILLMEARRQRTSRDSSSSALT, encoded by the coding sequence ATGCCACCCATCGGGTCCCGTTCTCACCCTGCCGTATCCCGGTTCCGGGAAACAAGGGATGGTCGGGACGACCAGGCGATTTTTGTCGAAGGGCGCCGCCTGTTGGAAGAACTCTTGGATTCGTCGGTTTCCCCGCGAGAAGCAGCGGTCACCCCAGCGGCCGCCAAAGATCCCCGTAACGCACCCTTGGTAGAAACCCTCCAATCCCGCGGGGCCACGGTGCACATCGTCACACCGTTCGTCATGGAATTTCTTTCCGATTTGGATTGCCCCCCAGGCCTTGCCGTCCGGGCGGACAAACCTCAACCTTTCGACATCAAATCTCTGTGCGCGCTGAATCCCCCGTCACCCCTTTTCGTGCTGTTGGATGCCCTTCAGTCGCCGGCCAACGTGGGGGCCATCCTCCGATCGGCCGAAGCCGCTGGGGTCACCGCCGTTGGCCTCCTTCCGAATACGGCCGATCCCTTGTCTCCCAAAGCCCTCCGGGCCTCAGCGGGAGGTGCTTTTCGGGTTCCCCTTTTTTTCCTTGATTCGGCCCAAACGCTCCAATCCGCCTTCGGTGATCGGCTTAGTTTTTTCGCCGCCGACGCGGGCGGACCTCGCTCTTATGAGGGTGTGGATTGGTCCCAACCATCGGTTCTTCTCCTGGGCGGGGAAGCCCGTGGTGTTGCACCTCTCACCCTGGGATCCCTTTCGGTCGAAAAAGTTCGGATCCCCATGGCGGGACGGGTCGAGTCGCTTAATGTGGCGGTGGCGGCCGGAATCCTCTTGATGGAAGCACGCCGTCAACGGACCTCCCGAGACAGTTCGTCATCCGCGCTCACATGA
- a CDS encoding AI-2E family transporter, whose amino-acid sequence MTSTEIPERRSESRPLLFRIFFFAAFGFFLYQMLRILAPFLAGILVAITLALVFYPIHSRFLRWSRGRPNLAAGTSVATLFLIVIVPAVFFIGLLGKQAAAIYPWAQEQVREVRLNPDVAIQERLPAPLKNLWVRSQDLLQEAGVKPRDTLLRTIEGIGKEVSSAGAAVLKNVFVFIFQAVVMIFTLFFIFRDGANLAQGVTALIPMESSYKAHIMARLNETLTAVVRGMFVTASVQGLLAGIGFAVAGVRFSVVLGFATAFLALIPFVGAAAIWLPVGIFLFLKGGTVQGLGILLWGGLVVSMVDNFLRPYIIGEKAKLPVVFLFFGTLGGLQAYGPIGLLVGPLTVASVLAFAKIYGEQISRPTEKRLASSPPDSK is encoded by the coding sequence GTGACGTCTACCGAAATTCCGGAGCGGCGAAGCGAAAGCCGCCCGCTTCTCTTTCGCATCTTTTTTTTCGCGGCGTTCGGGTTCTTCCTCTACCAAATGCTTCGTATTTTGGCTCCTTTTCTCGCGGGGATATTGGTGGCCATCACGCTGGCCCTCGTGTTTTATCCCATCCATTCCCGATTTCTCCGTTGGAGCCGTGGGCGGCCGAACCTGGCGGCGGGAACAAGCGTCGCCACCTTATTTTTAATCGTTATCGTTCCCGCTGTTTTTTTTATCGGTCTGCTGGGGAAACAAGCCGCGGCCATCTACCCCTGGGCCCAGGAACAGGTGAGGGAAGTCCGCCTCAACCCCGACGTCGCCATTCAAGAACGTCTTCCCGCCCCCTTAAAAAACCTATGGGTACGCTCCCAGGACTTACTCCAAGAAGCTGGGGTGAAACCGCGGGACACCCTTCTCCGTACCATTGAAGGCATTGGGAAAGAAGTATCCTCCGCTGGGGCCGCTGTTCTCAAAAACGTCTTCGTATTTATTTTCCAAGCGGTCGTGATGATCTTTACTCTTTTCTTTATCTTTCGGGATGGGGCGAACTTGGCCCAAGGGGTGACGGCACTCATCCCCATGGAATCCTCCTACAAGGCCCACATCATGGCCCGGTTAAACGAAACGCTGACGGCGGTTGTCCGTGGCATGTTTGTCACCGCTTCGGTCCAAGGACTGTTGGCGGGAATTGGGTTCGCCGTGGCGGGAGTTCGATTTTCCGTTGTCTTGGGTTTTGCCACTGCGTTTTTGGCCCTCATTCCCTTTGTGGGCGCCGCCGCCATTTGGTTACCCGTGGGCATTTTTTTGTTTCTCAAAGGAGGGACCGTGCAAGGTCTTGGAATTCTCCTTTGGGGCGGACTTGTCGTGAGCATGGTCGACAATTTCCTCCGCCCATACATTATTGGGGAAAAAGCGAAACTGCCTGTGGTCTTTCTCTTTTTTGGGACTCTGGGAGGGCTCCAGGCCTACGGTCCGATTGGCCTCTTGGTCGGGCCCCTGACAGTGGCGAGTGTGCTTGCCTTCGCTAAAATTTACGGGGAACAGATTTCGCGGCCGACAGAAAAAAGACTCGCCTCCTCCCCACCCGACAGCAAATAA
- the ispG gene encoding (E)-4-hydroxy-3-methylbut-2-enyl-diphosphate synthase, which translates to MPSVPTDRQNLTYSPDLFAYRRRKTRVVMVGDVGVGGENPLRLQSMTTTRTQDTEETVAQAIRLIQTGCEIVRMTAPTEVDAKNLKNIATALRSKGFRTPLVADIHFRPEAAMEAAEHVEKVRINPGNFSDSKAFKIREYSDAQYKEEIARIEERFTPLVVKLKRLGRALRIGTNHGSLSDRILNRFGDSPEGMVESALEFVRICRTNNFHDIILSMKASNPKVMIAAYRLLAARMDSENMDYPFHLGVTEAGDGEDGRIKSAVGIGSLLEDGIGDTLRVSLTEEPETELPVARRLATPYNNRPPTTYLSTPPPDGLSHVENPFHYTRRTAREVRVGPIALGATHPPRAVTRLDPTQANATALMAILEQRLKSGQGVPPEIIEWPVRTMEDISLLDKFRGLLRFETSRLAFLVRLENGVGLKEALPLADGIALPPNTLNRTAELAPLVARAGKPLWLFSRDVDPLLNATRSAMSHGLDLVLALEDTHVSRLLHHARFLVAQPWVREAGFPLHIVAPADPDEEAFLLSASTLAGGLLADGIGDSLSLTTDLGLDRNLELLANILQGAGARVTKAEFVSCPSCGRTLFDLQSTTDRIKKRTAHLLNVKIAIMGCIVNGPGEMADADFGYVGGGPGKINLYVGKDCVEKGLPAKAADERLVSLIKEHGKWRDPQ; encoded by the coding sequence ATGCCTTCCGTCCCAACCGACAGACAGAATCTCACCTATTCCCCTGACCTCTTCGCTTATCGAAGGCGCAAGACCCGGGTGGTGATGGTGGGCGACGTGGGGGTGGGCGGAGAGAATCCCCTTCGCCTCCAATCCATGACCACGACCCGCACCCAAGACACCGAAGAGACCGTGGCCCAAGCCATCCGGCTCATCCAAACGGGGTGTGAAATTGTCCGAATGACCGCCCCAACGGAAGTGGACGCTAAGAATTTAAAAAACATCGCCACGGCGCTTCGATCCAAAGGGTTCCGCACCCCACTGGTGGCCGACATCCATTTTCGACCGGAAGCCGCCATGGAAGCGGCTGAACACGTGGAAAAAGTTCGTATTAACCCGGGCAACTTTTCAGATTCCAAAGCCTTTAAAATTCGCGAATATTCAGACGCCCAATACAAGGAAGAAATCGCCCGCATTGAAGAACGATTTACTCCGCTGGTTGTAAAACTGAAACGGCTGGGGCGCGCCCTTCGGATCGGCACCAACCACGGGTCCCTCTCCGACCGCATCTTGAACCGGTTCGGGGATTCTCCCGAAGGGATGGTGGAAAGCGCCCTTGAATTTGTTCGCATCTGTCGGACGAATAATTTTCATGACATCATCCTCTCCATGAAAGCCTCTAATCCTAAAGTCATGATCGCCGCCTACCGTCTTCTGGCCGCGCGAATGGATAGCGAAAACATGGATTATCCCTTTCACCTCGGCGTCACTGAAGCGGGGGACGGCGAAGATGGCCGCATCAAGTCCGCCGTGGGAATCGGAAGTCTGTTGGAAGACGGTATCGGGGATACCCTTCGCGTGTCCCTCACGGAAGAACCGGAAACAGAACTCCCTGTGGCACGCCGCCTGGCCACCCCCTACAACAACCGCCCTCCCACCACCTATCTTTCAACACCGCCTCCAGACGGTCTCTCCCACGTGGAAAATCCCTTTCACTACACCCGCCGAACCGCCCGCGAAGTTCGCGTGGGTCCGATTGCCTTGGGCGCAACCCATCCCCCGAGGGCCGTGACCCGGTTAGACCCCACCCAAGCCAACGCCACCGCCTTGATGGCGATTCTCGAACAGCGCCTCAAATCGGGTCAGGGTGTTCCCCCAGAAATTATTGAATGGCCCGTTCGAACAATGGAAGATATCTCCCTTTTGGATAAATTTCGCGGCCTGCTTCGTTTTGAAACCTCCAGGCTTGCTTTCTTGGTTCGCCTGGAAAATGGCGTTGGACTAAAAGAAGCGTTGCCCCTCGCCGACGGAATCGCTCTCCCCCCCAACACCCTGAACCGAACCGCGGAGCTCGCGCCACTGGTGGCGAGAGCTGGGAAACCCCTGTGGCTTTTTTCCCGGGACGTGGACCCCCTCTTGAACGCGACCCGGTCGGCCATGTCTCACGGCCTGGACCTGGTGTTGGCACTTGAGGACACCCACGTGTCGAGACTTCTGCATCACGCGCGCTTCCTTGTCGCCCAACCATGGGTCAGAGAAGCGGGATTCCCCCTCCACATCGTGGCCCCGGCCGATCCGGATGAAGAGGCGTTTCTTCTCTCGGCCTCCACACTCGCCGGCGGTCTTTTGGCTGACGGAATCGGGGACAGCCTTAGCCTGACCACGGACCTGGGACTGGATCGGAACCTGGAACTCCTCGCCAATATTTTACAGGGCGCGGGCGCCCGAGTCACCAAAGCGGAGTTTGTCTCCTGCCCTTCCTGCGGGCGAACGCTGTTCGATTTGCAAAGCACCACCGACCGCATAAAAAAAAGAACGGCCCACCTCCTTAATGTAAAAATTGCCATTATGGGGTGCATTGTGAACGGTCCAGGCGAAATGGCCGATGCGGATTTTGGTTATGTTGGCGGCGGTCCGGGTAAAATAAATCTCTATGTGGGAAAAGATTGCGTGGAGAAAGGCCTCCCGGCAAAAGCCGCCGACGAACGGTTGGTTTCATTAATTAAGGAGCACGGCAAATGGAGGGACCCCCAGTGA
- a CDS encoding PEP-CTERM/exosortase system-associated acyltransferase, translating to MITLGDFKFVVATTPQMLEGVYRLRYQVYVDEFGYEHAGDHPDGKEVDVWDPFSIHMAALNPEGDVIGTIRLVLNSFSGLPTLNAVAVHYQDKNPKSRHIGEVSRLAVARSFRRRVEDGFQGVQELASGQSSYTFHRSAEGEFPSQERRKRFAVVLGLFKILYHVSKRLDLRDWYMMAEKRLWYLLKRYHILFNAIGPEMDYHGKRIPYLGHIADIESHMMKVSANLAESFQEGLAAEKAQATPPSVPETVIEPESTKEEVPFSPVDSTPEPLAPIEQAVVTSPVPYFTSESPTDPLPPSVQVPFSEEEAERKALAAAQSISEIVWPQRIPRRPH from the coding sequence ATGATAACGCTTGGTGACTTCAAATTCGTGGTGGCGACCACCCCTCAGATGTTGGAAGGGGTGTACCGTCTCCGTTACCAGGTTTACGTGGACGAATTTGGGTATGAGCATGCAGGGGATCACCCCGATGGAAAAGAGGTGGACGTATGGGATCCTTTTTCCATTCATATGGCCGCTTTAAATCCGGAGGGGGACGTGATCGGGACTATTCGGCTGGTTCTTAACTCTTTTTCCGGGTTGCCCACTTTGAACGCGGTGGCAGTCCATTATCAGGACAAAAATCCAAAATCGAGGCACATTGGGGAAGTGTCACGCTTGGCGGTGGCGCGGTCGTTCCGACGTCGGGTCGAGGATGGGTTCCAGGGAGTTCAGGAGCTTGCCTCGGGCCAGTCGAGCTATACCTTCCATCGTTCAGCAGAAGGGGAATTTCCCAGTCAGGAGCGACGGAAACGTTTTGCGGTGGTGTTGGGGCTCTTTAAAATTCTTTACCATGTCAGCAAACGGTTGGACCTTCGGGATTGGTATATGATGGCGGAAAAACGCTTGTGGTATCTGTTGAAACGATACCACATCCTTTTTAACGCGATTGGACCAGAGATGGATTATCACGGAAAACGAATCCCTTACCTGGGCCATATCGCCGACATTGAAAGCCATATGATGAAAGTGAGCGCGAATTTGGCGGAATCGTTTCAGGAAGGATTGGCCGCCGAGAAAGCCCAAGCCACGCCCCCATCGGTCCCCGAGACTGTCATCGAACCGGAATCTACGAAAGAGGAGGTTCCCTTTTCTCCCGTGGACTCGACTCCGGAACCTCTGGCCCCCATAGAACAGGCCGTGGTCACCAGCCCCGTTCCCTACTTTACGAGCGAATCGCCAACGGATCCCCTTCCGCCATCCGTTCAAGTTCCGTTTTCAGAAGAAGAAGCTGAGCGTAAAGCTTTGGCGGCTGCCCAATCCATCTCTGAAATAGTCTGGCCCCAACGGATCCCTCGACGTCCCCATTAA
- the trxB gene encoding thioredoxin-disulfide reductase, translating to MNSRNVIIIGSGPAGFTAALYASRADLKPLVLGGFMKGGQPGGQLMTTTEVENYPGFPEGMMGPELMNRFRKQAERFGTEVLDKDVESVDFTKRPFVVKTDETEYSAKAVIIATGAAAKRLNNEAEAKFWNKGISACATCDGALPLFRNKPIAVIGGGDTAMEEALYLTRFGSQVTLIHRREEFRASRVMLDRVKAHPKIVVKVPYTLENTSGDKTLGELKLKHATTGAVETVPASGLFLAIGHEPNTNLFKGILNLDDVGYVKTDGNTRTNIEGVFAAGDCVDHTYRQAVTAAGQGCMAAIQAERWLAEHP from the coding sequence ATGAACTCACGAAACGTCATTATTATTGGTTCCGGCCCCGCCGGATTTACGGCCGCGCTCTACGCCTCGCGCGCTGATCTGAAACCGTTGGTTTTGGGGGGCTTCATGAAAGGCGGCCAGCCGGGCGGCCAGCTGATGACCACGACCGAAGTGGAAAACTACCCAGGCTTTCCGGAAGGCATGATGGGCCCGGAACTCATGAACCGTTTTCGCAAACAAGCCGAACGGTTTGGGACAGAAGTGTTGGACAAGGACGTGGAGTCTGTTGATTTCACGAAACGCCCTTTTGTGGTGAAGACAGACGAAACGGAATATTCAGCGAAGGCCGTGATCATCGCCACGGGCGCGGCCGCCAAACGTCTCAACAACGAGGCGGAAGCCAAATTTTGGAACAAAGGCATTTCCGCCTGTGCCACATGCGACGGAGCCCTCCCCCTCTTCCGCAACAAACCCATCGCCGTTATCGGTGGGGGCGACACCGCTATGGAAGAAGCCCTTTACTTGACGCGGTTCGGATCCCAAGTCACGTTGATTCATCGACGGGAAGAGTTTCGCGCGTCCCGTGTGATGTTGGACAGGGTCAAAGCTCACCCCAAAATTGTTGTCAAAGTGCCCTACACCTTGGAAAACACCAGCGGGGATAAAACCCTGGGCGAACTCAAGCTGAAACACGCGACGACAGGCGCTGTGGAAACCGTTCCGGCCTCCGGTCTATTCCTGGCCATCGGCCACGAACCAAACACCAACCTCTTTAAAGGAATTTTGAATTTGGACGATGTGGGCTACGTCAAAACCGATGGAAACACCCGCACCAATATTGAGGGCGTTTTCGCCGCTGGGGACTGCGTGGACCACACCTATCGCCAGGCCGTTACCGCGGCCGGGCAAGGGTGCATGGCTGCCATTCAAGCCGAACGCTGGCTGGCGGAGCACCCCTAG